The sequence below is a genomic window from Ensifer adhaerens.
CGCGGCACCGATGACCGGGCCGACCAGCGTGCCGACTCCGCCGAGAATGGTCATGAGCACCACTTCGCCGGAGGCGGTCCACTGCATGCGCTCTGCACCCGCGAGCGGATCGACGGAGGCCATGAGCGAACCTGCAAGACCGGCATAGATGCCCGAGATGACGAAGGCCGCCATCAGGTAGGGGCGTGTGTTGAAGCCCGTGTAGCGCATGCGGTTCTGGTTCGACTTGATCGCCTTGAGCATCAGGCCGAAGGGCGAGCGGAAGATGCGCATGGAAATGTAGAAGCCGATGATCAGCATGGCGGCCGTGAAGTAGAAGCCAGGCATGCCGCCGCCGCTGACTTCCACGCCAAACAGGTTGGAACGTGGCAGGCCGGCGCCGGGCGTGATGAACATGGCGTCAATGATGCGCGGGTCCTTCAGGCTCAACTGCAGGCCCGTTTCGCCGTTGGTCAGCGGCGTCAGCACGGAATAGGCCATGTTGTAGCTCATCTGGGCGAAGGCGAGCGTCAGGATCGAGAAGTAAATGCCCGAGCGGCGCAGGCTGACGAAGCCGATCACGAAGGCGAAGATGCCGGCGAAAACGACCGACATGACGATGGCCGGCAGCACATTCATCGTGAAGAGCTTGAACGACCAGACCGCCGCATAGGAGCCGATGCCGAGAAAGGCGGCATGGCCGAAGGAAAGGTAACCCGTCAACCCGAACAGGATGTTGAAGCCGATGGCGAAGAGCCCGAAGATGCAGAACTTCTGAAGGATCGCCGGATAGGCGGCGCCGATCGGCTGGAAGAGGATGGGGGCGAGAAGCACCACGGCAGAGAAGCCGAGGAACAGGACCCAGTCTTGTCTAGAAAGGTTGCCGAACATGGGTCAGTCCTCCATTACGCCCTTGCGACCCATCAGCCCGCGCGGCATCGTCAACAGGATGACGACGGCGACGAGATAGATGATGATCTGGTCGATGCCGGGGATGATGCTCTTGATTTCATTCATGGATGCGAAAGATTGCAGGATGCCGAGCAGGAAGCCAGCCGCGACCGCGCCGCCGAGCGACCCCATGCCGCCCACCACGACGACCACGAAGGAGAGGACCAGGAAGTCCATGCCCATGTGATAATCCGGTGGCAGGATCGGCGTGTACATGACGCCGGCAAGGCCAGCGACGACGGCAGCAATGCCGAAGACCACGGTAAAGCGGCGCTCGATGTCGATGCCGAGCAGGCCGACCGTTTCGCGGTCACGCATGCCGGCGCGGACCACCATGCCGTAGGTGGTGAACTGCAGGAAGGCGAAGACGACGCCGATGGTCGCCAGCGAGAAGAAGAGGTAGACGAGCCGCCACCACGGATAGGGGATCGCGTCACCCAAGCCGAGCAGCATGCCGACCTGCGCGGTGCCCGAAAAGGCGGCGGGTGCGGCCTGCGGGATCGGATTTGCGCCGTAGAAATGCTTGATGATTTCCTGGATCACGATCGCCAGACCGAAGGTCACGAGAATCTGGTCGGCATGCGGGCGCTTGTAGAAATGGCGGATCAGGCCGCGCTCCATGACGATTCCAATGAGCAGCATGACAGGAATGGCCACGATGATCGAGACCGGCACGGAATAGTTGACCAGAACCTTGCCGAACCCGCCGAGCCAGGCCTCCACCAAGGGAGTCTTTACCTCCATCGGCGAACCCCAGGCGGTCATCTGCGTCGGGTCGACCGTCACCTTTTCCAGCGTCAGGAGCTTGTTGAACGTGACGGCGCAAAAGGCGCCGAGCATGAAGAGCGCACCATGCGCAAAGTTCACCACGCCGAGCGTGCCGAAGACGAGCGTCAGACCAAGCGCAATCAGCGCATAGGCGCCGCCCTTGTCCAGCCCGTTCAAGATTTGCAGGACTATCGCATCCATCTGCCGTCACCCTTGTTGCAAGACGCACGGGTCCGTGGCCGGAAGCAACCGACGGAGGACACGGGCGCATTGACTGAAACCAGTTGCCGGCTCGCATGCCCCAAGCATCCGCGCGCGGTCTTTTCATCACTTATCGAAGGTCGGCGCGAAGGATTGCCTTCGCGCCGATCCTGTCTGCGGGATCAGCCGCAGGTCTTGGCATCGTAAGGGCCGAGATCGCCGCCCCACGGCTTGGAATCGTAGGTCACGTCCTTGGCAGCGACGATCTTCTTGACTTCAAGAAGGTCATACTTGTCCTTCGGCTTTTCCTTACCCTGCACGACCAGCACGTCCTTGAAGCACTGGTGGTCTTCGGCGCGGTAAACGGTCTTGCCGTTGCCCAGGCCGTCGAACTCGAAGCCTTCCAGCGCCTTGATGACGGCGGGCGCGAAGAAGGTGCCGGCGCGTTCGCAGGCATCGGCATAAAGGATGGCCTGCGCGTAAGCCGTCTGGGCAGCCTGCGACGGCGGTGCGCCATATTCCTTGCCGAAGGACTGAACGAAGGCCTTGGTGCCGGCATTGTCCAGCTTCCAGTCCCAGTTGGCCGTGCCGTAGATACCCTTGATGGCATCGCCGGCGCCCTGCGCCATCAGTTCGGAGAAGAGCGGCACGACGATTTCGAACTTCTTGCCGTTCACGGTCTTGTCGCGCATGCCGAACTGCACGGCCTGGGTCAGCGAGTTCACCATGTCCTTGCCGTAGTGGTTTAGGATCAGCACGTCAGCGCCGGAATTGAGAACCGGGGTGAGATACTGAGAGAAGTCGCCGGCGCCGAGCGGCGTGCGCACAGCGTTGACGGTGCTCCAGCCCTGCGCTTCCGTCGACTTCTTCATGGACTCTTCCTGAGTCCAGCCCCAGGTGTAGTCGGCGGTCAGGTGATAGGCCTTGCGGTCCTTGCCATAGGCTTCGGCGAGAACCGGGCCCAGCGCCACGCCCGACATATAGGCATTGAAGAAGTGCCGGAAGCCGTAGCGCTTGCGGTCCTTGCCGGTCGTGTCGTTGGAGTGCGTCAGCGCGCACATGTAGATGATGCCCATGTCCTGGCAAAGGCTCTGCACGGCCACGGCCACGCCGGAGGACGAACCGCCGGTGATCATGATCGCCTTTTCCTTCTCGATCATGCGCTTGGCCGCATCTCGGGCGGCATCCGACTTGGTCTGCGTGTCGCCGGTGACGAAGGTCACCTTCTTGCCGAGAACGCCATTGCCCTTCAGGGCCTTGGACGAGAAAGTCTTCAGCGCGCCGCCGTCGCCTTCGCCGTTCAGGTGCTTGACGGCGAGTTGGTAGGCGCGCAGTTCGTCTGCACCTTCGTCCGCATAGGGGCCGGACTGCGGCACGTTGAAGCCGAAGACGACATTTGCGCCGGTCGGCATGTTGCACGACATATCGGCAGCATATGCGCCGCGAATGAAATGCATCGGCGTGGCCAGCGCCACCCCGCCAACCGCGCCGGCCTTCAAGAGACCACGGCGGTTTATGATTAGTTTAGACATCGGAATCCTCCCAGACGATGTGTCCCAACGTCCCTCCTCCGGAACGTGGATCAAATGCTAGCAGGGAGGCAATTATCCGCAATTGTCCTTAAGTGATAAGACAAAAGTCTTAAAAGCGGCGCAATATTGAAACAGTGCACCGCAACAATTCACCTTCAAAGACTTGCGATATATTTCGCAAGCCGGTCGGCGGCGACTTCCATCTGCGCCGGATCGCGCAGGAAGCAGGCGCGGATGAAGGCACTGCCGCCGGGGCCGAAAGCGGTGCCGGGCGCCAGCCCCACCAGCGCCTTGTCGACAATGTCGAGGGCTGTCAGGCGACTATCCTTCACGCCGTCGATCTTCAGGAAGGCGTAAAATGCGCCGTCCGGTTTCAACGTCTCGACACGGTTCGTCGCAATCAGAGCATCGCAGAGAATGTCGCGACTTTTCGCGGCTTTGGCGAAGTTTTCGCGGATGACATGATCGCCCTCCTCCAACGCAACCGTCGCGCCGCGCTGCATGAATTGCGCCACGCCGGAGGTCGAATATTGGATGAGGTTTTCCGTCACCTGCCCCAGCTCTTCCGGGATGACGACCCACCCGACGCGCCAGCCGGTCATCGACCAGTTCTTGGAGAAGGAATTGACGAAAATGATGCGGTCGTCCGACTGCATCACATCGAGGAAGGACGCCGCGCGGCCACCGCCATAATAGAAATGCGCGTAAATCTCGTCGGCCATGATCCAGAGGCCCTTGCGCCGGGCGATGTCGAGAATGGCGCGCAGATCATCCAGGCTTGCCGTCCAGCCGGTCGGATTGGAGGGCGTGTTGATGAAGATGCCGCGTGTCTTCGGGCCGATGGCACTTTCCAACTTGTTGAGGTCGAGCTTCCACCCGCCGCCGGCAAATTCCAGTTCCAGCGGGGTGGCGATCGCGCCGGAAACTTCCAGCGCTGCGGAAATATTCGGCCAGGAGGGCGTCAGATAGATCATCTCGTCGCCGGGTGCTGCGATCATCTCGGCAGCGATCTTGATCGCGTGCATGCCCGACGCGGTGACGATGAAGTTTTCGGAACTCAGCGACGTGCCGAAATGGCGGGCATAATACTTGGCGAGCGCCTGACGGAGGTCGGGAATGCCGCGCTGCCAGGTGTAGAAGGTTTCGCCCGCGACCAGCGCATCGGCCGCCGCCCGGCTGATGAAATCCGGCGTCGGGCTATCACCTTCGCCCGCCCAGAGCGGGATCAGCCCCTCGCGCCCGCGCCCGTAGTTGAAAACCTCGACGATGCCGCTTTCCGGTGCGTTGGCGGAACGGGGGCTCAGGGTCTCGATCAGGCGCATGGGGGTCTCCGGCTGTTACGCGGGCGGAGAATAAAGGGAATTCGGGTTGATTTCCCAATGATAAATTATGCAGGGCGATCAACGGGGTTGATGGGTGGCACGACGCCTGCTCGCCCTACCCCTTGCGGGCAGGGTTGGGTGGGGCCTTTTTGTTCGCTTGCTCGGTGCTTGCGGCAATGCCCCCTTCTGGCTGTCGCCATCTCCCCCACAAGGAGGGAGACGGAATGAGGCGCCCTTTACCCCCTGCTCTTCAACAGATCGCGAATTTCCGTGAGCAGCGCGATATCGGCCGGCGGGGCGGCCGGGGTGGTCGGCTTGGCCTCTTCCTTGGCGCGGAGGCTGTTAATGCCCTTGACCATCAGGAAGATGATCCAGGCGAGAATCAGGAACTGGATAATGACGGTGATGAAACTGCCATAGGCGAGCACAGCGCCCTGCTTCTTCGCCTCGACCAGGTTCGTCGCCGTCACGGCGGAACTCAGACGGATGAAATAGTTCGAAAAGTCGATGCCGCCGGTGACGGCGCCGATAACCGGCATGATGATGTCATCGACAAGCGACGAAACGATTTTCCCGAAAGCACCGCCGATGATCACGCCGACCGCCAGATCCATGACATTGCCGCGCGCGATAAACGCCTTGAACTCGTCTAACATCTTTCCCCCAACTGCTACTGGCCTGGAAACCATCGATTAACCTTACCGCCCATTAACTGTAACACATTCTTTTCGTGCCGAAAGACAGAAACGAAGGGACGGGGGACAAGTTCCCCCTTTCCTCCTCCCTTGGCCGTTTGGCTGACTTTAAATCTGTCCTTGCATGACCTATGCTCGTCCCTGGGATAGGGAGGACAAAGGAAAATGGGGATGCAGGCCATGCTGCCGGGCTGGGTGGTTTTCGCCGCGGCAATCGGCTACCTGCTTCTCCTGTTTGCCGTGGCCAGTTTCGGCGACCGGATGTCGAAGAGCAGAAGCACGGCCAAGGGCCGACCGCTTGTCTATGCGCTCAGCCTGGCCATCTACTGCACTTCCTGGACCTACTTCGGCGGCGTTGGACTTGCCTCGCAACGTGGCATCGAATTTGCGGCGATCTATGTCGGGCCCATTCTCCTCTTCACGCTCGGCCTGCCGCTGCTTCGTCGGATCATCACGCTGGCGAAGTCGGAGAAGATCGTTTCGCCCGCCGACTTCGTTGCTGCGCGTTACGGCAAGAATCCGACGGTGGCGGCATTCGTCGCTCTCATCTCGCTGATCGGCGCCATCCCCTATATCGCGCTGCAGCTCAAGGCGATTTCGAGTTCCGTTTCCGCCATGGTCGGGACAAGCGCTTTCGCCGGAACGGATGGCGGCTTTTCCTTCGCCTCGCTGCCGCTTCTCGTGACGATCTTCCTCGCCTTCTTCGCCGTGATTTTCGGCACGCGGCACACCGATGCGACGGAGCACCAGGATGGGTTGATCCTTGCCATTGCGACGGAGTCGGTTGTCAAACTCGTTGCCTTCTGTACGGCCGGCATTTTCATCACCTTCTTCGTCTTCGAGGGTCCGACAGCGCTGTTCAAGGCGGCGGAGGCGAGTGCCGAGGCGACGGCCGCGCTGCATTACCAGACCTCACTCGGGCGCTGGCTGCTGCTGGTCCTGCTTTCGGCCTTCGCCATCATCATGCTGCCGCGCCAGTTTCACGTGACGGTGGTGGAGAACCGCACTGCGGGCGAATTGCGCATGGCGGGGCTGCTCTTTCCCGTTTATCTGATCGCCATCAACATTTTCGTGATCCCGATCGCCATCGCCGGTGTTCTGCTGCTCGGCAAGTCCGGCAATCCGGATCTCTACATCCTCAACCTGCCGCTTCAGGCGGGCGCGCATGCCGTGTCGCTCATTACGCTTGTAGGCGGTTTTTCGGCAGCAACCGCGATGGTGATCGTCGAGACCGTCGCGCTCGCCATCATGGTCTCCAACGATATCGTCATGCCGGTCATCCTGCGCCGGCGGCTGGTCACTCCGAGCCTCCACAATACCGACTACACCAAATTCCTGCTGCGGGTGCGCCGCACCGCAATCTTCGTCGTGCTTCTGGCGAGCTACGCCTATTATACGTCAACGGATAGCGCGGCGGCGCTGGCGTCCATCGGGCTCCTGTCTTTCGCGGCGGTGGCGCAGATCGCGCCCTCGCTCTTCGGCGGGCTGATCTGGTCGCGGGCCAATGCGCGGGGCGCCATTGCCGGCATGTCCGGCGGCTTTTTCATGTGGCTCTATTTCCTGTTCCTGCCAAGCTTCGGACTGTCGCAGAACGATGTGCTGGCCGGCCGGATTCTGGCGTTTCTCTTCCCCGGCACGGAGGTCTTCGACGGCCCCACGGCCGACAACCTGGTCAACGCGACGCTGTTGTCGCTGATGGTGAACACGCTCCTGTTCGTGGTCGGCTCGCTGACGCGACACTCCAAGCCACTGGAGCGCATCCAAGCCGGCGTCTTCATGTCGACGGGTGACGGTCGCAACGCGCAGTGGCGCGGGGGCAAGACCCGGGTTTCCGTTGGCGACCTCAAGTCGGTTCTGGCGCGCTATCTCGGCGAGGAGCGCATGCAACGCTCCTTCAAGACGCATGAGCGGCAGATCGGGTTCGCGCTGGTGGACCACCAGCCGGCGGATATGGGGCTGGTGCAATTTTCCGAGCAACTGCTCGCCAGCGCCATCGGCTCGTCTTCGGCGCGGCTCGTCTTCTCGCTGCTCCTGCAGCGGATGGAGGAGCCCTCTTCCGAAACGGCGCGCCTGCTCGACCAGGCGTCCGAGGCCCTTCAATACAATCAGGACATGCTGCACACCGCGCTTTCGCAGATGGACCAGGGGATTGCCGTCTTCGACACGTCGAACGGCCTGACGATCTGGAACCGACGCTTCCGCAAGCTGCTCGACCTGCCCGAACATGTTGGCGAAGTGGGCTTTCCGCTTTCCGATATCGTGTCGATCCTGGAGAACAGAGGCGATGTCAGCTCGTCCGGGCGCGGCGACATGCTGGCGGATTTCAAGACGCTGGACAAACCCTTCTCGCTGGCCCTGAAAAGCGGCCGCATCATCGAGGTGCGCTCCAATCCGATGCCCAGCAAAGGCATGGTGACGACCTACACGGACATCACGCATCAGGTCGAAGCGGACAAGGCGCTGAAACAGGCGAACGAAACGCTGGAACAGCGCGTGATCGCACGCACTGGCGAGCTCATCCGCGTCAACCGCGAACTCGGCGTTGCGCGGGCTGCGGCCGAAGAGGCGAATATCGGCAAGACGCGCTTCTTCGCCGCTGCCGGCCACGACATTCTTCAGCCGCTGAACGCCGCACGGCTATACTCCTCGACACTGGTGGAGCGTTTCGAGGGAGCCCCGGATCAGGACATCGTGCGCAATATCGACTCCTCACTCGAATCGGTCGAAACCATTCTTGGTGCAGTGCTGGACATTTCCCGACTGGATACCGGGGCGATGAAACCGCGCTTCTCGGCAGTTCCGCTCGGCGATTTTCTCAGCCGCATCGCCACCGACTTCCAGCCCATTGCACGCGAAAAGGGCCTCGAGCTCCGCGTCCTGCCGACCAAGCTCACAGTGCGTTCCGATCCGACCCTGTTGCGGCGTCTGGTGCAAAACCTGGTTTCCAATGCCATCAAATACACGCCCTCCGGCAAGGTTCTGGTGGGGGCCCGGCGTGTCGGAGAAACGGCGGTGATCCAGGTCGTTGACTCCGGCATCGGCATTCCCCAATCGAAATTCACCACAGTCTTCCAGGAGTTCGTGCGGCTGGATGAAGGCGCACGGGCGGCCTCCGGCCTGGGGCTCGGGCTTTCGATCGTCGATCGCATCGCGCGCGTACTCGAGCATCCCGTGGAACTGAAGAGCCGCGAGGGCCACGGGACCGATTTTCGTGTCGTCATTCCCCTGTCTGAGCCTGTGCAGGTTCAAGCGGAAACGGCCCCGGAGGCAGCCGATATCCGGCAGACAGCACTGACCGGTCTTTCGGTCCTGTGCATCGACAACGAACGGAAAATCCTGGATGGCATGGCACTGCTGTTGCAGGGCTGGGGCTGCAAGGTCGAGACTGCCCTTTCCGCCGAGGAAGCGCTCGACCGCATGCAAATGATGCGGCCCGGCATCATTATCGCGGATTACCACCTCGATGACGGAACAGGGATCGAGGCGGTACGGCGCGTGAGGGACCGCCTGGGTGCCGCGATCCCCGCCCTGCTCGTCACAGCCGACCGGACGCCTGAAGTTCGCGGCGAAGCGGAGGCGAATGCGATCACGATCATGCACAAGCCGGTCAAGCCGGCTTCGCTACGCGCCTATCTTGCAAGAATGGCAGCCGTGTCACGCTCGGCTGCGGAATGATCAATCCTCGTATTTCTTCTCATACGGCAGCATCATGATCGCGGTGGACATGGATGCGCCTCCAAGGAGCAGCGAAAGCGGCGCCGCCACGAGAAGAATGGCAATGGCCGGCATGGAGGCATGCTGGACACGGGTCCAGAAGCCGCCAATGTTGAAATAGAGAAGGGCCGCCGTCAGCAGGAGGCCGATGAAAATGCCGAAGACAGCGTTGATGGCAAGGAAACGCAGCATCTCTTGATGATCCTTGCGTGCCTCCTGCGGCGTCATTTTGGGTTTCTGGGACATGGTCGTGCGTTTCAACATAGGGAAAGGTGCTTCCGGCATACTCCTTTTGCCCCGGATCGGGCAATGCGGCAAACATTCGCATTGCAGCATGGGAGAAACAACCCAGCGGACTGACCAGACTCAAGAAGCCCCGCAGCGGATGCTGCAGGGCTTCTGGGGTCATTCACAGAGCAGGATTATCAACGCACCACGTAGGCGGTGGAGCCGTCAGCGGCCTTGATCTTGCCAATCACGCTGGAGATCTGGACGTTCTCGGCTATCAGAGCCTGACGTTCCGCCGGAGTGGCCTTGATGTGTTCCTGCAGAGCGGCGACCCGAGCCGGTTCTGCCTGTGCCTGGTCACGGATCATCGAACGCTGAGCGTCCGAAAGTTCGCCGAGACGGTAGACGGTGACGTCCGACGTCTTTGCAGAGACGCGCGTCAGCATGCCGGGCTTGTATGCATAACCGTAGGCGTCATGGGCGCCGGAGACGGATGCCGGAGCCGACGTATTCATGTTGCTCGCGATCATCTGCGCGAATGCCGAATTTTCGTTGTCTTCGGCCGACGCCTGGACCGAAAAGAGGGCCGTAGTAGCCAGGACACCGGCAGCAGCGAAAGCAGTAAACTTGTTCATTTTCATCTCCATTAAGTTGGCGGCACGCCGCCACTTCTTCAATCGTTAAAGTTCCAATTAACTGCGCCACCAGAAGCGCATGCCTTATTAACGCGCCACAATCAGACTAGTTCGTGGCAAAATTCATTAATTTCCGTCCATAATTTCAAATATTGATTAATTCCTGGCAATAATTTTTTCATTACGAAATTTTAATGTTGCGATATATGCTCGCAATACTTCTAAATTTTCCAGCTTTTCATTTCACACGGCGCAGGAAAACTTGTGTAAGGCGCCTCGCAGCAGAGCTGCGAGGCATTGTGACAACTTCATGTCAACGCTTACTTAGCGGATGATGTAGGTCGTCGAACCATCCAGCGCGGTGTTTGCACCGATGACATTGTTGACGTTGACATTGCGCTCCTGCAGACCGCGCAGGACGGAGGGGTTCTTGCTGATATCAGCCTGCAGAGCCTGGACGGCTGCCGGGTTTCCGTTTGCGCGGTCGATGAACGACTGGCGCTCCGAGCGCGGCAATTCGTTCACGTAGCGGATGCTGACGGAGTTGTCGTGCGAGGCCCTGGCCAGAAAGCCGGAATTGTAACCGTAGCCGACCTCACCGGACTGCGAAGCAGGAGCCGAAGTGCCGTACATGTTGGCCTGCATCATCTGCCTGAAAGCAGAGTTTTCGTTATCAGCGAAAGCCTGACCGGAAACCAGAGCCGAAACGGAAAGGACGCCGGCGGCGGCAAAAGCAGCAAACTTGTTCATTGTATTCTCCATTCTTCCTACAGGGGCGGACTTCATCCAGATGAGAAGGTTCCGCGGTGATTTGATTTCCCGCCATTCAATCGCGCACTACCGAGTACGTGACTGAATGGCGGGGTGTCCTGGTGGAGACCGATGGGAAGCATTTGCTTCATGTCTCCGTCTTACACATCCTATCTGGGGTATCGAACCGCTCGGTTCAATAACGTAATTGGAAACGTATTGTGCACAATTCGGGCCTTGAAAAGGGCGACCGATGTATGAAGCGCCGCTGGATGTCCGAAAGACAAATAGCAAATCGATTCATGGGTTTGCTCCAGGGATTCGATCAATGGCGATCAGCTGCGGCTGCCATGGCAAGGGATCGCGCATGTATTCATGCCAGGCGCGGTGATTGCGTGCTGACACACGCGAACGCCCTCCGCGGCAGTGGAACCGCGGAGGGCGCTGAGGGGTCGTTTCGGTTGAACCGACCGTATTTTAGCGGATGATGTAGGTCGTCGAACCGTCGGCAGCGTGGATCGCACCGATGACGTTCTGGACGCTCACATTACGGTCCTGAAGACCACGAACGACGTCCGCATTCTGCGCGATTTCGGCGCGGAGTGCCTGAACTGCGGAGGAGTCGTTCTTGGCGCGGTCTTGAAACGAGGCCTTCTCAGCCAGCGGCAGTTCGCTGGCATAGCGGATGCTGACATTGCTCGAATGGGCAGCCTTGGCCAGGAAGCCCGGCTTGTAGGCATAGCCGACCGAACCATTGTCAGAAGCCGGAGCAGTCGTGCCATAGGTGTTGGCGCGGACCATCTGGGCGAAAGCCGAGTTTTCATTGTCAGCAAGAGCCTGGCTCGAAACCAGAGCAGAAACCGAAAGGATGCCGGCAGCGGCGAAAGCAACAAACTTGTTCATTTTAATCTCCATCTTCAAAATGCGGTTCCACGAGGGAGTTCACCGCAAGCGGGTTGGTGTTTTTGGTTTCCCGCTATTCAATCGCGCACTACCAAGTACGCGACTGAATGGCGGGGACTGGTGAAAGGCTTCGACTTCTTTCGGCGTTCTTGACCGGGTCGATGTCGTTGCCTGACAGGGATTGATATAGGTCATCGAACCGAACAGTTCAATCTGGAAATTGGAAACGGATTGTGCACAATCGGCATCACAAATCCGAAATTGCCGAATTGAATCATTAAGTTAACAGAGCGTTTACAAACGCGAACGCCCTCCGCGGCAGTGGAACCGCGGAGGGCGCTGAGGGGTCGTTTCGGTTGAACCGACCGTATTTTAGCGGATGATGTAGGTCGTCGAACCGTCAGCAGCGTGGATCGCACCGATGACGTTCTGGACGCTCACGTTACGGTCCTGAAGACCACGAACGACGTCCGCATTCTGCGCGATTTCGGCGCGGAGTGCCTGAACTGCGGAGGAGTCGTTCTTGGCGCGGTCTTGAAACGAGGCCTTCTCAGCCAGCGGCAGTTCGCTGGCATAGCGGATGCTCACATTGCTCGAATGGGAAGCCTTGGCCAGGAAGCCCGGCTTGTAGGCATAGCCGACCGAACCATTGTCAGAAGCCGGAGCAGTCGTGCCATAGGTGTTGGCGCGGACCATCTGGGCGAAAGCCG
It includes:
- a CDS encoding amino acid/amide ABC transporter substrate-binding protein, HAAT family, coding for MSKLIINRRGLLKAGAVGGVALATPMHFIRGAYAADMSCNMPTGANVVFGFNVPQSGPYADEGADELRAYQLAVKHLNGEGDGGALKTFSSKALKGNGVLGKKVTFVTGDTQTKSDAARDAAKRMIEKEKAIMITGGSSSGVAVAVQSLCQDMGIIYMCALTHSNDTTGKDRKRYGFRHFFNAYMSGVALGPVLAEAYGKDRKAYHLTADYTWGWTQEESMKKSTEAQGWSTVNAVRTPLGAGDFSQYLTPVLNSGADVLILNHYGKDMVNSLTQAVQFGMRDKTVNGKKFEIVVPLFSELMAQGAGDAIKGIYGTANWDWKLDNAGTKAFVQSFGKEYGAPPSQAAQTAYAQAILYADACERAGTFFAPAVIKALEGFEFDGLGNGKTVYRAEDHQCFKDVLVVQGKEKPKDKYDLLEVKKIVAAKDVTYDSKPWGGDLGPYDAKTCG
- a CDS encoding Aspartate/methionine/tyrosine aminotransferase, whose product is MRLIETLSPRSANAPESGIVEVFNYGRGREGLIPLWAGEGDSPTPDFISRAAADALVAGETFYTWQRGIPDLRQALAKYYARHFGTSLSSENFIVTASGMHAIKIAAEMIAAPGDEMIYLTPSWPNISAALEVSGAIATPLELEFAGGGWKLDLNKLESAIGPKTRGIFINTPSNPTGWTASLDDLRAILDIARRKGLWIMADEIYAHFYYGGGRAASFLDVMQSDDRIIFVNSFSKNWSMTGWRVGWVVIPEELGQVTENLIQYSTSGVAQFMQRGATVALEEGDHVIRENFAKAAKSRDILCDALIATNRVETLKPDGAFYAFLKIDGVKDSRLTALDIVDKALVGLAPGTAFGPGGSAFIRACFLRDPAQMEVAADRLAKYIASL
- a CDS encoding Na+/proline symporter, which translates into the protein MGMQAMLPGWVVFAAAIGYLLLLFAVASFGDRMSKSRSTAKGRPLVYALSLAIYCTSWTYFGGVGLASQRGIEFAAIYVGPILLFTLGLPLLRRIITLAKSEKIVSPADFVAARYGKNPTVAAFVALISLIGAIPYIALQLKAISSSVSAMVGTSAFAGTDGGFSFASLPLLVTIFLAFFAVIFGTRHTDATEHQDGLILAIATESVVKLVAFCTAGIFITFFVFEGPTALFKAAEASAEATAALHYQTSLGRWLLLVLLSAFAIIMLPRQFHVTVVENRTAGELRMAGLLFPVYLIAINIFVIPIAIAGVLLLGKSGNPDLYILNLPLQAGAHAVSLITLVGGFSAATAMVIVETVALAIMVSNDIVMPVILRRRLVTPSLHNTDYTKFLLRVRRTAIFVVLLASYAYYTSTDSAAALASIGLLSFAAVAQIAPSLFGGLIWSRANARGAIAGMSGGFFMWLYFLFLPSFGLSQNDVLAGRILAFLFPGTEVFDGPTADNLVNATLLSLMVNTLLFVVGSLTRHSKPLERIQAGVFMSTGDGRNAQWRGGKTRVSVGDLKSVLARYLGEERMQRSFKTHERQIGFALVDHQPADMGLVQFSEQLLASAIGSSSARLVFSLLLQRMEEPSSETARLLDQASEALQYNQDMLHTALSQMDQGIAVFDTSNGLTIWNRRFRKLLDLPEHVGEVGFPLSDIVSILENRGDVSSSGRGDMLADFKTLDKPFSLALKSGRIIEVRSNPMPSKGMVTTYTDITHQVEADKALKQANETLEQRVIARTGELIRVNRELGVARAAAEEANIGKTRFFAAAGHDILQPLNAARLYSSTLVERFEGAPDQDIVRNIDSSLESVETILGAVLDISRLDTGAMKPRFSAVPLGDFLSRIATDFQPIAREKGLELRVLPTKLTVRSDPTLLRRLVQNLVSNAIKYTPSGKVLVGARRVGETAVIQVVDSGIGIPQSKFTTVFQEFVRLDEGARAASGLGLGLSIVDRIARVLEHPVELKSREGHGTDFRVVIPLSEPVQVQAETAPEAADIRQTALTGLSVLCIDNERKILDGMALLLQGWGCKVETALSAEEALDRMQMMRPGIIIADYHLDDGTGIEAVRRVRDRLGAAIPALLVTADRTPEVRGEAEANAITIMHKPVKPASLRAYLARMAAVSRSAAE
- a CDS encoding amino acid/amide ABC transporter membrane protein 1, HAAT family produces the protein MDAIVLQILNGLDKGGAYALIALGLTLVFGTLGVVNFAHGALFMLGAFCAVTFNKLLTLEKVTVDPTQMTAWGSPMEVKTPLVEAWLGGFGKVLVNYSVPVSIIVAIPVMLLIGIVMERGLIRHFYKRPHADQILVTFGLAIVIQEIIKHFYGANPIPQAAPAAFSGTAQVGMLLGLGDAIPYPWWRLVYLFFSLATIGVVFAFLQFTTYGMVVRAGMRDRETVGLLGIDIERRFTVVFGIAAVVAGLAGVMYTPILPPDYHMGMDFLVLSFVVVVVGGMGSLGGAVAAGFLLGILQSFASMNEIKSIIPGIDQIIIYLVAVVILLTMPRGLMGRKGVMED
- a CDS encoding large conductance mechanosensitive channel, which codes for MVSRPVAVGGKMLDEFKAFIARGNVMDLAVGVIIGGAFGKIVSSLVDDIIMPVIGAVTGGIDFSNYFIRLSSAVTATNLVEAKKQGAVLAYGSFITVIIQFLILAWIIFLMVKGINSLRAKEEAKPTTPAAPPADIALLTEIRDLLKSRG
- a CDS encoding ABC-type branched-chain amino acid transport system, permease component, whose product is MFGNLSRQDWVLFLGFSAVVLLAPILFQPIGAAYPAILQKFCIFGLFAIGFNILFGLTGYLSFGHAAFLGIGSYAAVWSFKLFTMNVLPAIVMSVVFAGIFAFVIGFVSLRRSGIYFSILTLAFAQMSYNMAYSVLTPLTNGETGLQLSLKDPRIIDAMFITPGAGLPRSNLFGVEVSGGGMPGFYFTAAMLIIGFYISMRIFRSPFGLMLKAIKSNQNRMRYTGFNTRPYLMAAFVISGIYAGLAGSLMASVDPLAGAERMQWTASGEVVLMTILGGVGTLVGPVIGAAVIKYFENIFSAFNENALNNIFSFIPETLREPVVKLLSLFVGEGWSLTLGLVFMAIVIFLPGGIMEGVRLLTSLFKKGGNGNKPAVSGQTQPAE